One segment of Rhodopirellula baltica SH 1 DNA contains the following:
- a CDS encoding AAA family ATPase: MSESIDNELRDRLEQFRGDFGRLREEVSKRIVGQQPIVDGVLTSLIAGGHVLLEGVPGLGKTLLVRTLSDVLDASFGRIQFTPDLMPADLIGTNILVETQNGHKEFQFQRGPVFANVVLADEINRATPKTQSALLEAMQEHSVTVAGTSHQLDGLFFVLATQNPLEMEGTYPLPEAQLDRFLMKLVVPFPTTEEMETIMDRTTAGEIPPPQKIMSSDRVIELRRLSRQIPIADEVRRYAILMIMGTHPSHEAATPMVQKFVRYGSSPRGAQALILCAKIRAVLDGRFHVAKEDIREMAHATLRHRVMLNFEGQADGITIDAIVDDLIENVHSEVVVA, translated from the coding sequence ATGAGTGAATCGATTGACAATGAGTTGCGTGACCGACTCGAACAATTCCGTGGGGATTTTGGTCGACTTCGCGAAGAAGTATCCAAACGCATCGTCGGTCAACAACCAATCGTTGACGGGGTGCTGACATCTTTGATTGCCGGCGGCCATGTCTTGCTCGAAGGTGTGCCCGGCTTAGGAAAAACCCTCTTGGTCCGAACGCTTTCAGACGTTTTAGATGCCTCTTTTGGTCGTATCCAGTTCACTCCCGACCTCATGCCGGCCGACCTAATTGGCACCAACATTTTGGTCGAAACACAAAACGGCCATAAAGAATTTCAATTTCAACGCGGCCCGGTCTTTGCCAATGTGGTGCTGGCTGATGAAATCAACCGCGCGACGCCAAAGACACAATCCGCCTTGCTAGAAGCAATGCAGGAACACAGTGTCACGGTTGCAGGAACTTCACATCAACTTGACGGGCTATTTTTTGTGTTGGCCACGCAAAACCCGCTGGAAATGGAAGGAACCTACCCTCTGCCCGAAGCCCAACTGGATCGTTTCCTCATGAAATTGGTCGTACCATTTCCGACGACCGAGGAAATGGAAACGATCATGGACCGCACCACAGCAGGAGAGATTCCGCCACCTCAAAAAATCATGTCTTCCGATCGCGTGATCGAGCTTCGCCGCCTGTCGAGGCAAATCCCGATTGCCGATGAAGTTCGGCGTTATGCGATTTTGATGATCATGGGCACCCATCCATCTCACGAAGCGGCGACCCCGATGGTGCAAAAATTTGTCCGGTATGGCAGCAGTCCAAGGGGAGCACAAGCATTGATTTTGTGTGCAAAAATCCGGGCCGTTTTGGACGGTCGCTTTCATGTTGCCAAAGAAGATATTCGCGAAATGGCCCATGCAACGCTTCGGCACCGGGTCATGCTGAACTTTGAGGGCCAAGCGGACGGAATCACCATCGATGCGATCGTTGACGACCTGATCGAAAACGTTCACAGCGAAGTGGTTGTGGCATGA
- a CDS encoding tetratricopeptide repeat protein, whose translation MIAWFDFRFDVEVAVIHCRPVRIFVFGALLVFLLGGGLLCLPSSAQEASNTDRERVIADRFFQVLLRRPRPGTALDRVYGYHVQNGSLDQLIESLDVEDDAPSAGEKAMVLGLIQAQRGKSALAVDAFSKAEDRLPNEAACSFYLGKSLLAVGENERAAAAIQRSIDRGPARNEAVPIFTELGRIYGRAGQNEKAFAVWKQLEAMFPRDARVGGQIARALAEEGNLEEALVRFVALSKSSRDEDDKIAFAVEAAELRRRLGEPDEATKDLEKIRARLRPGSWLHTDVRNRIEDGFLKSGDYDALANYYQGQLADSTDNLALQTRLGRILVSAGRLDEAKKTLLDATTKAPGDADVRLALIDVLVALGDNQSAAAQYEKLAKSDPENPDYLLRWGQLLLEDQKTELKARREAASRVWQQLADARSDDAVTLSQIADRFRGIDREDDAIKLYEQAIEVDPESPQYREYLGEYLHKLDRKEEAIKTWESIASEDRRNRDSLVRLAEVFSTFELGERALAAWRDASEMDLTFAQELRFAKALRDSKQHEEAFARLEVARDIAETPDEQEQVLKDQIETYRQAGTLGEQIATLKTQPPTVDRLRQLALMHQAAGQLPDAAEAIRQARKSEPDNVDVLVVAADIAERQTRLSDAVTLFEKLSQVDTRFRTNYLQRVAGLQTRLGQIDEALATCESLIDANPASPESYLFYARTALSANRDDEAFTALRRAMNVAPRDNGPRRMMASELAESYRTDEAIELYWQAIQYESQTDDRISIIKQLAPLYDRQGDIEELISRIESLGREDGDARETLRLTSAAYEAIEDYGAARQSIDQLIAQQPRDVGLLEAMVNLSDLADEVATAAGYQERIVALADTPENRFKLVQLKLDAGMIDIATALGERISLVSDPVRLGSMIRSAAMRGDTKAAIAICREALDRDPGLWDVKLELAQLLLYDDSDDDQKERYEEAGELCEQIRTMDLPLDAKPPTQKTVKTSSRNTNYPADYLTNPRYWGQSSYTMARNYRIGRYGNDLFGYSSGATTLNLIQPNVFGHARILAASLLLVRGAKEAPAGEVESKIEEMMKEQFSIDDIEEVDDAMVLWEYTSLQSFQSVFATDTNTNEDDAEAAEAKRRQEMLSWRLAELDPEYGQTAVLSLLASRIAVPDEEETKESEEDGEKKEQPEPLSTERLEILVDLFNKNKVTTQTTSLQTASSQLMLRSILINEFNRAGLPERAAEFAIPDPEEDASYDELLSTLMFHLRMGSEDRASELVSRLIPAIRNETGGKATQTRSSINGSLGGISRASDRSKAFVDKHRLELLDAVLAASINRGNLSRSRNSSLSEGMLRTYYQSPTGSYRSIQIKAPLSTSLIDQSMVSELSSLIPVDPSQKVNARDRSLRVPLEMIEHLQEPLPDAPVHELKSRGVLAAFAHWWDDRPEDCYRELIELCEKYPDDIDLQIERARLASELNQPRVALEALDSFDPLDSRMLVRKEMAAMNLAAELGDIDRAKQAAQRLFGMRMDTNTQLALVDQLRRLGMNDKAAAVLRRMRGGKSRDESVELQIARSFMASDDKESAAEVAYALLRKMGSGRRQNQSNQDYYRRQAVEILTSAGRMEPLIERAERRLKASPSSMRVRSELAELYTAAGRSDDAETLWEDAPNDRPVDARQLLARAAALDKSKKHKEAAEMYLDAFEKDPSLINNSYYEMRRAVQAAKSEDAMFERLLEFDPATLSSYRLGEFVSMGDRKDFSEAKRKFIGHALKSPYGRQNFYSILRNVPDSERKNIPGIRETVVEAICSDDAFSPTSTLWQVRSRSSGGTAIGPLDDIIVLVVTDEAVANKFGEAAEKAKKTETSKPTAEFLLALMDLKKSEQKDKAAERLRSAIPKREEGEVRGAQAISGGLVWQAGQVVEKVGGIPDRPAMLVEMYEYASDDPNITPNDFQYSVSARLLDVYAANGQSGLARQFALDGYASIDNSEQNQYNPGYGDYQDLRQFKSIADKLVSMGCPIDALVIYRRALSDPGRFDRAKRYGSGTTSESFVKAAEAAAEAVTPKASTQYIQWLTEELAESKDAKKRAISVDLMDLPVEMLLAGDAEPGLTMAIRSSLEIDKGHEAVAELASVLSDLSSVHTEDWSLPAAELLIAAHTDSEGIEPTAARLFEILPSLEEVTAAAGTPSTEKYKPLLDLYPVVKSVHESDPGADTEVGKSLIDYLASVAGTTGDPRLELALSKLTGDDSQSFANYLDRIEADVEPGAPLSKDKCETALGIARTAAMDGGIEISTRALMLALGNGPPLRQMGTTGDAFTISRQPTNVRDRDDGGMGELTRQVNEIIDLYSDATGKKLGKRDPEPEDSNTSDSETGDVASSNEASGDGDRPKSDPATSIPLIFEALRTIVLPPERAATVFPYATEIVSTTGYDRGVLADDSGKESAAKSLMIAAVLCDRSPQLDELLQERIAKSTDKATSASLLVDFAMASKDEEKLVSALDSFAESLDSVLPEVSEITSSASTPNLITSQMQQESYRKSETINLVLGCIWPLLQDPSDLASAPQVAERAGELLQRTAGLIDSDSYTSNRHRSIASKLRRLMLKSAAKSSDVERFQTVLDAEIATREARYANYDGDRRDEYVQRELERLLGELIDDGSVDQTPGFIRKLIAMKQADDSNRDSMTPAKLAVAINELPEAKQFDLLMQIAMGDDADSPIMHWTGFVRYDTPPESVRRQTPRLEDFKSLVTSTSQIPTVDTLLMLADLAAKTNKSADVAEALIERSKRIGDDADIAAALVRLAGQLKNGGNAESDSLLKTLDAIKADLIANKPTKQDTKLEYPMLATYLIARCIDAGVAVDQTKPLLAKLLPYATRSQRNTVTSALGRTMAFAGVGRAAGATEGSPLTQFVPVRLPAGATPDTETLHPLYAMDDEGWVSATSGDNQSLFMLRFPIVGEFGFSADIWDGNPGASNIGYGGVLYQPDGWEKKARITAMAGSTVKVSVPSIENGKVNEEALNVTENEVIGLCNGEPYVNDLRTRSYPWLSVTHEMSRTTRFNNIRLTGNPVIPEQINPIDPTMRGWGILTYGRGLPDPLLPLGEGQEADKIYEARQAASEKDQAKWSVKENELKYTTAQADNVYDPSSHIEYLRPLLDGDSMEYSFWWEWDDTEVQPTVGRMALKFTKDGTLPNWIRITNDLASTEFVAVNKLNPPADPVAPDNVPNDQAWNTVKLTRDGDTVRVTLNDNPLISLPVADPPRPGLLRELKRNVRIRDMMLTGDWPKEVPADLMERSAAKD comes from the coding sequence TTGATTGCTTGGTTCGACTTCCGCTTTGACGTCGAGGTTGCCGTGATTCACTGCCGTCCAGTTCGGATCTTTGTCTTTGGTGCATTATTAGTCTTCTTACTTGGAGGCGGTTTGTTGTGTTTGCCGTCTTCTGCTCAAGAGGCCAGTAACACTGATAGGGAACGCGTGATCGCGGACCGGTTCTTCCAAGTCCTGTTGCGCCGGCCTCGTCCTGGCACCGCACTGGATCGAGTTTATGGGTATCACGTTCAAAACGGTTCTCTTGATCAGCTGATTGAATCGTTGGATGTAGAAGACGATGCGCCGTCAGCTGGTGAGAAGGCAATGGTCTTAGGGCTGATCCAAGCCCAACGCGGTAAGTCAGCCCTCGCTGTGGATGCATTCTCGAAGGCAGAAGATCGTTTGCCCAACGAGGCTGCTTGCAGCTTTTATCTCGGCAAATCGCTGCTTGCTGTTGGCGAAAATGAACGTGCCGCGGCGGCAATTCAACGTTCAATCGACCGGGGGCCCGCACGCAACGAGGCGGTGCCGATTTTTACTGAGTTAGGTCGTATTTATGGGCGGGCAGGTCAGAACGAAAAGGCATTCGCGGTTTGGAAGCAACTCGAAGCGATGTTCCCGCGAGATGCCCGTGTCGGGGGCCAAATTGCTCGAGCACTCGCCGAAGAAGGAAACCTGGAAGAAGCACTCGTGCGTTTTGTTGCACTGTCGAAGAGCAGTCGGGATGAAGACGATAAGATTGCGTTTGCGGTGGAAGCCGCCGAATTGCGACGTCGGCTAGGCGAACCGGATGAAGCGACAAAGGATCTCGAAAAGATTCGCGCCCGCTTGCGACCAGGGAGTTGGCTTCACACGGATGTTCGCAATCGGATCGAAGATGGGTTCCTCAAATCGGGCGACTACGACGCATTGGCGAACTATTACCAAGGGCAGTTGGCGGACTCCACTGACAACTTGGCGTTGCAGACTCGATTGGGCCGCATCTTGGTCTCCGCCGGACGGCTCGACGAAGCCAAGAAAACACTTCTTGACGCGACCACGAAGGCTCCGGGTGACGCCGATGTCCGGTTGGCATTGATCGATGTGTTGGTTGCCTTGGGGGACAATCAATCAGCTGCGGCACAGTATGAAAAGTTAGCAAAAAGTGACCCCGAAAACCCTGACTATTTGCTGCGTTGGGGACAATTGTTGTTGGAAGATCAGAAGACGGAATTGAAGGCGCGCCGCGAGGCAGCGTCCCGTGTTTGGCAGCAATTGGCCGATGCTCGAAGCGACGATGCTGTCACGCTTTCGCAGATTGCCGATCGATTTCGAGGCATCGATCGAGAAGACGATGCGATCAAGTTGTATGAGCAAGCGATTGAGGTCGACCCTGAATCTCCGCAGTACCGCGAGTACTTAGGGGAATATCTGCACAAGCTCGATCGAAAAGAAGAAGCGATCAAGACTTGGGAATCGATCGCCTCTGAAGATCGCCGTAACCGAGACTCACTGGTTCGTTTGGCTGAAGTATTCAGCACATTTGAACTGGGCGAACGAGCCCTCGCGGCCTGGCGGGATGCGTCAGAAATGGATTTGACGTTTGCACAAGAGTTGCGTTTTGCAAAAGCACTCCGAGATTCAAAGCAGCATGAAGAAGCGTTCGCGCGTTTGGAAGTGGCCCGCGACATCGCCGAAACTCCGGACGAACAAGAACAGGTGTTGAAGGACCAAATCGAAACGTATCGACAAGCCGGAACGCTGGGTGAGCAGATCGCGACGCTAAAGACGCAACCTCCAACGGTCGATCGGTTGCGGCAATTGGCCTTGATGCATCAAGCGGCTGGTCAATTGCCCGATGCGGCGGAGGCGATTCGTCAAGCTCGAAAGTCAGAGCCCGACAACGTGGACGTGTTGGTGGTCGCCGCCGACATTGCTGAGCGACAAACCCGTTTGTCTGACGCGGTGACTTTGTTTGAAAAACTATCCCAAGTCGACACCAGGTTTCGTACCAACTATTTGCAACGCGTCGCGGGGCTGCAAACCCGTCTTGGGCAAATCGATGAGGCGCTGGCGACATGCGAATCGTTGATTGATGCCAACCCAGCCAGTCCTGAGTCCTACCTGTTCTACGCAAGAACGGCGCTTAGCGCCAACCGTGATGATGAAGCGTTCACCGCACTACGCCGGGCGATGAACGTGGCTCCGCGTGACAACGGACCACGGAGGATGATGGCCTCTGAATTGGCTGAGAGTTATCGGACCGACGAAGCGATCGAGCTGTACTGGCAAGCGATCCAGTATGAATCTCAAACAGACGACCGGATCAGCATAATCAAGCAGTTAGCACCGCTGTACGATCGCCAAGGTGATATCGAAGAGCTGATCTCGAGAATTGAGTCGCTTGGCCGCGAAGACGGGGATGCCCGAGAGACTTTGCGTTTAACGTCTGCCGCATACGAAGCGATTGAAGATTATGGGGCCGCGCGGCAATCGATTGACCAGTTGATTGCGCAACAACCTCGTGATGTTGGATTGCTTGAGGCGATGGTCAACTTAAGTGATTTGGCGGATGAGGTCGCGACGGCGGCTGGGTATCAAGAGCGAATCGTCGCACTCGCTGACACACCCGAGAATCGTTTCAAGCTGGTGCAATTGAAACTCGACGCGGGAATGATCGATATCGCGACGGCACTCGGCGAACGAATCTCTTTGGTATCCGATCCGGTTCGTTTGGGATCGATGATCCGGTCCGCTGCGATGCGTGGTGACACCAAGGCAGCAATCGCGATCTGTCGCGAAGCACTCGATCGCGACCCTGGATTGTGGGATGTGAAGCTCGAGTTGGCTCAACTGTTGCTTTACGACGATAGTGATGACGACCAAAAGGAACGCTATGAAGAGGCGGGTGAACTATGCGAGCAGATCCGCACGATGGATCTGCCGCTGGACGCGAAGCCGCCGACTCAGAAGACGGTCAAGACCAGCTCACGCAACACCAATTACCCGGCGGACTACTTAACCAATCCGAGATATTGGGGACAAAGCAGCTACACGATGGCTCGCAACTATCGGATTGGCCGATATGGAAATGATTTGTTTGGATACAGCAGTGGCGCGACCACCCTGAATCTGATCCAACCCAACGTTTTTGGGCATGCGCGTATTCTGGCGGCATCGCTGCTGTTGGTGCGTGGAGCCAAGGAAGCACCGGCGGGAGAAGTCGAATCCAAGATCGAGGAGATGATGAAAGAGCAGTTCAGCATCGACGACATTGAAGAGGTCGACGATGCGATGGTGCTTTGGGAGTACACCTCATTGCAATCGTTCCAGTCGGTGTTTGCGACGGATACCAACACCAACGAAGACGATGCGGAGGCCGCCGAAGCGAAACGGCGGCAGGAGATGCTGAGCTGGCGATTGGCTGAGCTTGATCCTGAATATGGCCAGACAGCTGTGTTGTCGCTGTTGGCGTCTCGCATCGCGGTTCCGGATGAGGAAGAAACCAAAGAGTCTGAGGAAGATGGTGAAAAGAAGGAACAGCCTGAACCCCTTTCGACAGAACGCTTGGAAATTTTGGTTGATCTGTTCAACAAGAACAAAGTCACGACGCAAACAACGTCTCTGCAAACGGCGTCAAGTCAGTTGATGCTGCGGAGTATCTTGATCAACGAATTCAACCGAGCTGGACTACCGGAACGAGCAGCTGAGTTTGCCATTCCTGATCCTGAGGAAGACGCATCGTACGACGAGCTCTTGTCCACTCTTATGTTCCATTTGCGGATGGGATCAGAGGATCGAGCCAGCGAGTTGGTAAGCCGGCTGATACCTGCGATTCGAAATGAGACGGGTGGCAAGGCCACGCAAACGAGGAGTTCCATCAACGGTTCGCTTGGAGGCATTTCGCGAGCATCCGACCGGAGTAAAGCGTTCGTTGACAAACACCGACTCGAGTTGCTCGATGCTGTTTTGGCAGCGAGCATCAATCGTGGGAATCTTTCTCGTAGTCGCAACAGTTCGCTCTCCGAAGGCATGCTGCGAACCTACTATCAATCACCAACGGGAAGTTACCGGTCGATTCAGATCAAAGCTCCTTTGTCCACCTCGCTGATTGATCAATCCATGGTGTCTGAGCTATCGAGTCTGATACCGGTTGACCCGTCACAAAAAGTGAATGCTCGTGATCGATCGCTGCGGGTTCCATTGGAAATGATCGAGCATCTTCAGGAACCTCTCCCAGACGCTCCGGTTCACGAATTGAAGTCGCGTGGTGTGCTGGCGGCGTTTGCTCATTGGTGGGACGACCGACCCGAGGACTGCTATCGTGAATTGATCGAGCTTTGCGAAAAGTATCCCGACGACATTGACCTGCAGATCGAGAGAGCTCGTTTGGCGAGCGAGTTGAATCAACCCCGCGTTGCACTGGAGGCGTTGGATTCTTTCGATCCGCTGGACAGTCGTATGTTGGTTCGCAAAGAGATGGCGGCAATGAACTTGGCCGCTGAACTCGGGGACATCGATCGCGCGAAGCAGGCTGCGCAGCGATTGTTCGGAATGCGGATGGACACGAATACGCAATTGGCGTTGGTGGACCAACTGCGTCGCTTAGGAATGAATGACAAGGCTGCCGCGGTGTTGCGCCGGATGCGAGGCGGTAAGAGTCGCGATGAAAGTGTCGAGTTGCAGATCGCGAGATCCTTCATGGCCAGCGACGACAAGGAGTCGGCTGCCGAAGTCGCTTACGCTTTGCTGCGAAAAATGGGCAGTGGACGACGTCAAAACCAAAGCAATCAAGACTACTATCGCCGACAAGCGGTCGAGATTTTGACATCGGCGGGACGGATGGAACCGTTGATTGAACGAGCCGAGCGGCGTCTGAAAGCTTCGCCCTCCTCAATGCGTGTGCGATCTGAGTTGGCGGAACTTTATACGGCAGCCGGTCGCTCCGACGACGCAGAAACTCTTTGGGAAGATGCTCCAAACGACCGTCCGGTCGATGCGCGGCAGTTGCTGGCCCGGGCGGCCGCTTTGGACAAGAGTAAAAAGCATAAAGAAGCGGCTGAGATGTATCTGGATGCTTTTGAGAAAGATCCCAGCTTGATAAACAACAGCTACTACGAAATGCGTCGAGCGGTTCAAGCGGCGAAAAGCGAAGACGCGATGTTCGAAAGGTTATTGGAGTTTGACCCTGCGACCTTGTCCTCCTATCGATTGGGGGAATTTGTGTCGATGGGTGATCGAAAAGATTTCAGTGAGGCAAAACGCAAATTCATTGGTCATGCACTGAAGAGTCCGTATGGTCGCCAAAACTTCTATTCCATCCTCCGCAACGTACCCGATTCCGAACGAAAGAATATTCCGGGGATTCGAGAGACCGTGGTCGAGGCGATTTGCAGTGATGATGCTTTTTCGCCGACGTCAACACTTTGGCAGGTTCGCAGCCGTTCAAGTGGCGGAACAGCAATTGGTCCGTTGGATGATATCATTGTCTTGGTCGTTACAGACGAGGCGGTAGCCAACAAGTTTGGCGAGGCGGCAGAGAAGGCCAAGAAGACAGAAACCTCGAAACCGACTGCTGAGTTTTTGCTCGCCCTGATGGACCTGAAAAAGTCGGAGCAGAAGGACAAAGCAGCTGAACGACTTCGCAGTGCGATTCCCAAAAGAGAAGAGGGCGAAGTACGTGGGGCTCAAGCCATCAGCGGTGGTTTGGTATGGCAGGCTGGACAAGTCGTCGAAAAAGTGGGTGGCATTCCCGATCGCCCAGCGATGTTGGTCGAGATGTACGAGTACGCCAGCGACGATCCCAATATCACACCGAACGATTTTCAATACTCAGTATCCGCTCGGTTGCTCGACGTATACGCGGCCAATGGTCAGAGTGGATTGGCTCGTCAGTTCGCGCTTGATGGCTATGCTTCGATCGATAATTCCGAACAGAACCAATACAACCCCGGCTACGGGGACTATCAAGATTTAAGGCAGTTCAAATCAATTGCCGACAAATTGGTCAGCATGGGATGCCCGATTGATGCACTTGTGATCTATCGACGTGCTCTTTCGGATCCAGGCCGGTTCGATCGAGCCAAACGTTATGGATCCGGGACAACGAGCGAGTCCTTCGTCAAAGCAGCCGAGGCAGCAGCCGAAGCTGTGACGCCCAAAGCAAGCACGCAATACATTCAGTGGCTCACTGAAGAACTTGCCGAGTCGAAAGACGCCAAGAAGCGGGCAATCAGCGTCGATCTAATGGACTTGCCCGTCGAGATGCTGTTAGCAGGCGATGCCGAACCAGGTCTGACGATGGCAATTCGTTCCTCGCTTGAGATCGATAAAGGACACGAAGCCGTGGCTGAACTGGCGTCCGTGCTCAGCGATCTCTCATCTGTCCATACCGAGGATTGGTCGCTGCCCGCGGCGGAACTTTTGATTGCTGCGCATACCGATTCGGAAGGGATTGAACCCACTGCAGCTCGCTTGTTCGAGATCCTTCCGTCTTTGGAAGAGGTGACCGCCGCGGCAGGGACTCCTTCGACTGAAAAGTACAAACCTTTATTGGATTTGTATCCGGTGGTTAAATCGGTTCACGAATCCGATCCGGGCGCGGACACCGAAGTCGGCAAGAGCTTGATTGACTATTTGGCCAGCGTCGCCGGAACGACCGGGGATCCTCGGCTCGAGTTGGCTCTGTCGAAATTAACAGGCGATGATTCGCAATCGTTCGCGAATTATCTGGACCGGATCGAGGCTGACGTTGAGCCGGGCGCACCACTTTCAAAAGACAAATGCGAGACCGCGTTGGGGATTGCACGAACCGCTGCGATGGATGGTGGCATCGAAATTTCCACGCGTGCTCTGATGTTGGCGCTTGGCAACGGTCCGCCTCTGCGGCAGATGGGGACGACGGGCGATGCGTTCACGATCAGTCGGCAGCCTACGAATGTTCGAGATCGCGACGATGGTGGGATGGGTGAGCTCACTCGGCAAGTCAACGAAATCATCGATCTCTACTCGGATGCGACTGGAAAAAAGCTAGGCAAACGCGATCCAGAACCTGAGGACTCAAACACGAGTGATTCGGAGACTGGCGATGTTGCATCTAGCAATGAGGCGTCCGGGGATGGCGATAGGCCAAAGAGCGACCCAGCGACATCGATACCTTTGATTTTCGAGGCGTTGCGGACAATCGTGCTGCCGCCGGAACGTGCGGCAACGGTGTTCCCCTATGCGACCGAGATCGTGTCAACCACCGGATATGACCGGGGTGTGTTGGCCGACGACTCCGGAAAGGAATCAGCTGCTAAGTCGCTGATGATCGCAGCGGTCCTATGCGATCGCTCACCGCAACTGGATGAGTTACTGCAAGAGCGGATCGCGAAATCAACTGACAAAGCGACGAGTGCGAGTCTGTTGGTTGATTTCGCAATGGCGTCAAAGGACGAGGAAAAGCTCGTGTCGGCTTTAGACTCGTTCGCTGAATCGCTGGATTCGGTGTTGCCTGAGGTCAGCGAAATCACGTCATCCGCTTCGACGCCGAACTTGATCACATCTCAGATGCAACAAGAGTCTTATCGCAAAAGTGAAACTATCAATCTTGTTCTCGGATGCATTTGGCCACTGCTGCAAGACCCAAGCGACCTAGCGAGTGCACCTCAGGTTGCGGAGAGGGCCGGTGAGTTGCTGCAACGCACCGCTGGCTTGATTGACTCCGATAGCTACACCTCGAATCGTCATCGAAGCATCGCCAGCAAGCTTCGCCGTTTGATGTTGAAGAGTGCCGCGAAGAGTAGCGACGTTGAGCGTTTCCAAACCGTGCTCGACGCTGAAATCGCGACCCGTGAAGCACGATACGCGAACTACGATGGTGACCGCCGCGATGAATACGTCCAGCGTGAACTGGAGCGGTTGCTAGGTGAATTGATTGATGACGGGTCGGTGGATCAAACCCCTGGCTTCATTCGCAAGTTGATCGCAATGAAACAGGCTGATGATTCGAATCGTGATTCGATGACACCAGCCAAACTGGCGGTCGCAATCAATGAGTTGCCCGAGGCAAAGCAGTTTGACCTGCTAATGCAGATTGCGATGGGAGACGACGCCGACAGCCCGATCATGCATTGGACTGGGTTCGTTCGGTATGACACGCCGCCGGAATCCGTTCGTCGGCAAACTCCGCGATTGGAAGACTTTAAGTCACTGGTCACTTCGACTTCCCAGATTCCAACGGTCGACACTCTTTTAATGCTTGCCGATTTGGCAGCCAAAACAAACAAGTCAGCCGACGTCGCCGAGGCATTGATTGAGCGGAGCAAGCGAATAGGCGATGACGCCGATATTGCAGCCGCATTGGTCCGCTTGGCGGGTCAGTTGAAGAACGGAGGCAACGCAGAGTCTGATTCGCTCCTCAAGACTTTGGATGCGATCAAGGCCGACTTGATCGCCAACAAGCCTACCAAGCAAGACACAAAGCTCGAGTATCCAATGTTGGCGACCTATTTGATCGCTCGATGCATTGATGCCGGAGTGGCGGTTGACCAGACAAAGCCATTGCTTGCAAAGCTCTTGCCATATGCAACTCGAAGTCAGCGAAATACTGTGACGTCTGCTTTGGGCAGAACCATGGCGTTTGCTGGAGTGGGGCGGGCAGCCGGTGCGACTGAGGGTTCGCCTTTGACGCAATTTGTTCCAGTCAGGTTGCCGGCAGGAGCGACTCCTGACACGGAAACCTTGCATCCACTCTACGCGATGGATGACGAAGGATGGGTCAGTGCTACGAGTGGTGACAATCAATCGCTTTTCATGCTTCGTTTTCCCATCGTAGGCGAGTTTGGATTTTCGGCCGACATCTGGGATGGCAATCCGGGGGCAAGCAACATCGGTTACGGTGGTGTGCTGTACCAACCTGACGGATGGGAGAAAAAAGCTCGAATCACCGCCATGGCGGGCAGCACCGTGAAAGTGTCGGTACCGTCCATTGAAAATGGGAAGGTAAACGAAGAAGCGTTAAACGTCACGGAAAACGAAGTTATCGGACTGTGTAATGGCGAACCCTATGTCAATGATTTGAGAACACGGTCCTATCCTTGGTTGTCAGTCACCCATGAAATGAGTCGGACCACGAGGTTCAACAACATTCGTCTGACGGGGAATCCTGTGATCCCAGAGCAGATCAATCCAATTGATCCAACCATGAGAGGCTGGGGCATTTTGACATACGGACGTGGTTTGCCAGATCCCTTGTTGCCCCTTGGGGAAGGTCAGGAAGCCGATAAGATTTACGAGGCCCGCCAGGCCGCGAGCGAGAAAGACCAAGCCAAGTGGTCAGTGAAGGAAAACGAACTGAAATACACGACGGCACAAGCGGACAATGTCTATGATCCGTCGAGCCACATCGAATACCTGCGTCCATTGCTAGACGGTGACTCGATGGAGTATTCGTTTTGGTGGGAGTGGGATGATACGGAGGTCCAACCGACCGTCGGTCGCATGGCGTTGAAGTTCACCAAAGACGGTACCCTGCCAAACTGGATTCGAATTACCAATGATCTGGCGTCGACCGAATTTGTCGCAGTGAACAAACTGAATCCGCCAGCCGATCCGGTTGCACCGGACAACGTGCCCAACGATCAAGCGTGGAACACAGTGAAGTTGACCCGTGATGGTGACACCGTGCGAGTGACATTGAATGACAATCCCTTGATCAGCCTGCCTGTCGCTGATCCACCCCGCCCGGGTTTGCTGAGGGAGCTCAAGCGAAATGTTCGCATCCGCGATATGATGCTGACGGGAGATTGGCCCAAAGAAGTTCCTGCGGACTTAATGGAGCGATCGGCAGCCAAAGACTGA